The segment AAAAATTACCTTCTGGGCAGATATGGGGCTATTCCCTGCGTTAACCAGGAAAGTTTTAGTGAGGAAGAAGCAAGCCATGAAAAGAAATCAGAAACGTAAGCGGATCAAACGGTTTCGTAAGCCTGTCATGCTTGTGATGGGGGAAGGGAATTACACTACGGAGCGAATATACCTGAGTCACTTTACCGGGAACGAATATTCATATTGTTTAAAATTTAGAAATTCGGGAGGATTTACGGATCCTGCCCATATATTCAGAGAACTGGAAAAAGCATTTCAAGAAGTGATTGGAGACACAGCGGAAGAAAGAGATTGTGCCTACGCCTTAGTGGATCTCGATTGCAGTAAAGAAAAAGCGGTTACAATCAAGGCGCTCACCAATCAGAGTGATCGCTGCGGAATCATTGTCTCAAATCCCTGTTTTGAAGTCTGGCTGATTGATCATTTCACAACTAAATGTCCGCAATACCCCAGTTCCCAACACGTGAAAAAAGCTCTGAAGCAACAATATTTGCGAGGGATTGTTACGGACTACAAAGAAAGCACCGATATCTATTCGCTGATTGCAGATAAGCTGGATTTTGCGATTGCAAACGAAGAAGAACGGCAAAAAAGATACAAAAACGATGATTCCTGGCCGAACCCGGATCACAACCCGCGTACGGATATGGTTTACCTAATAAAAAAACTCACCCAAAATCAATAAAGGGTACCATCTCCCTTTGGCACCCCTGCTTTATTCCAGGCTTAAAACATGTCTTTCGGTACCTGCAGCTTTTCCTTCCATCCAAAGGTCGATGCCCATTCAAGTGACGATTGATGATCCGTATACATTCCAAGTTCATCTTCATTCATTTGGACACCGTATTCATCAAAATACAAAGTATCGTTGGTTTCATACGTTTTCGCATCAATATGCAGCGACTTTAAAAAGCGGAAGTACCCATCCGTTCCACCGACATCATCAAGCAATGGCAATCCAACACGGCTGACGCAGACGGGGCGATACTCCTGGAAGGTGCGGGAAACCAATTCCTGATTAACTCCGTAGGGCCTCTGGATTTTGATTTCAATCTTCCAGCCATCTCCGAAATCGTAATTGTAGATGAAATCAGTACACCTCATTACCAGCAGTTCCTGAAGCGACAGACGTTCCAATAGTTCAAAGGGATTACCGGTAAATATGGCGAGATACCATTCTTCCGGGGAAAATTTTGAATCGACTTCGTTTGTTTTACATGCCTGATAGTAATATGCAACGATATCTGCAGCCTCTTTCTGGCAGCGTTCCTTTGTTTCCCATGGATTTTCGTGGATGTAAGGTCCTGTATATTTTTTTCGAAGCCAAAGACGGAAGCTGCCGCTTTGATAATCATCCATCCAGAAGCGACCCTCATCATCCATAGTTGGATAGCGGAACAGGATGCCGCACCTCTTCTACCAGTCTTCGATGGTTTCAGCAAGCTGCGCTTTCCTGTCAGACGGCAGAATAAAACTATGGAGATGGCTGTTTGTCCATCCATAAGCTCTCTGCAGAGCATAATGCAGAGCATAGAGCGTCATATCCGACGGAACCAAAATGTCGCGGATAATCGTTGTTTCACTGCCAAGCTGCGCATTCTGCTGAAAGATTCGAAGATCCTCCTCAGAAAAACCGTGTATAAGCCGGGTCTTCAACAACAGTACTCCCGGGACGGGTTGAAATTGTTTAACCATCGTCTCCCCCTCCTATAGAAATGACTGATACCAATATCTCATGAATATCATTAACTCCATTAGGAATCAAGAAGCGGCTTATCTGGATAGGCGGCTTTCATTTCGTTGTGAAGTGAAAAGTTAAATTCCACTTCAGGGAGTGCTAAGTGGAAGTATGTCTTTCACTAACTTCCAGTTGAATTTACTCTTTCATTCCTCTTGTATCATATTGGTAGGATCGACGGCTTCTTCTTGAAAGTAGGTTCCTATATGGAAGCCGCCAAAAAACAGTCGCATCTTACATTTGGTGATCGTCAGATCATTCAGAAAGGCATTGAAAACGGATCAAGCAAGAAAGCTATAGCGGATCTTCTCGGCAAGGATAAGTCTACAATCGGCAAAGAGATTGAGCGGCACAGAGAGCTTGCATACAAGTTCAAGCTGCCTCTGGAATGTGCCGCCTACCCTCACTGCAGGTTCAACAGGATCTGTACAACTAACTGTACGGATTTTGTTCAGTTTACCTGTGCGAGAAGAGACCGCTCTCCCGGGGCTTGCAACGGCTGCGGGAAGTATAGCAGCTGCCGGTTTAACAAGTTCAAATACTATGCCGATCATGCCAACTCTGCTTACCGGGATACTCTCGTGGAATCTCGTTCAGGAGTTAACGCTACAGTCAGTACGATAAGGAAACTTGGTGAACTGATTAAACCCCTGCTTGAGAAAGGACAGTCCGTCTACGCCATTCTGGAAGCACATCCGGAGATTGGCCTGAGCGAAAAGACCATTTACACCTATATCGAAACCGGCGTGTTTACGGAAGCAGGCGTTCCCATCAACTGTCTGGATCTGAAGATGCAGGTCCGCAGAACCCCTTCCAAAAAGCGGCAATTTAAGCCTCGCAGAGACCTTTCCTATACCAAAGGCCGGACCAGTAAGGAATACGACGAATACATGGCCGCAAATCCCAATGCCAGAGTCGTACAAATGGACACTGTATATAACGATTTCATGAATGGTCCCTTTATTCAGACATTCAAGTTCCTCCGGTACGATCTTCTGCTCTGCCTGTATCATGAAGAGAAAACCGCACTTGATATGCTTGCAGGCATCAATCTCCTTGATGAGATTCTCGGGCATGACTTGTTCAACAGGGAAGTAGAAGTCATTAAGACAGACAGAGGCTCAGAATTTACATGTGCGGACCAGGCCGAAGTCAGATCCGATGGAACACGCAGGACAAGGATGTTCTTCTGTGATCCGATGGCTTCATGGCAGAAAGGATCGATCGAAAACGTTCATCTCCTTCTTCGGGAAATCTGTCCCAAAGGCTGCGATCTTAAGGCAATCGGTCTTATTGACCAGCATGCATGCAATATCATCTCTGAAAACATCAACTCGTACCCAAAAGAAAAGCTGAACGGCAAGTCATCCTTTCAGCTTCTTGAATTTCTNATCTGTCCCAAAGGCTGCGATCTTAAGGCAATCGGTCTTATTGACCAGCATGCATGCAATATCATCTCTGAAAACATCAACTCGTACCCAAAAGAAAAGCTGAACGGCAAGTCATCCTTTCAGCTTCTTGAATTTCTTAGTCCCACCACGGCAAAGAAATTCTATGAATTCGGGCTCCAGAACATTTCAAATTCAGATGAAGTAATTCTGAAGCCATACGTGCCAAAGAGACGATAGTTTAACAAAAGCTGTCGATCCGCAAGTTGAAATAACTCTTTCACGGCAATGAACTGCTAAAAGTTCACTGGTTTTCAATGCGTCTCTTTAGATCTCTCGACACTATTATTCTGAGGTCGACAAGACAAAAACGCAAGCAAAAGGCGATGAACGAGAGCGAAATTATGCCCTGTTCATCGCTTCTGTACGACTTATTTCCACTTGCCTTCTAAAGTGGAATTTAACTTTTCACTTGAGCGCTTTCATTTCGTCTGCTTGCATCTTCTTTACAAATACATAGCTTAGTATCTCAGCAAGGTAGCCAGCTCCCCTGCTGAATGCAGTTTCATGATAAGGATCCGTAAAAATGCCGCGCTGCTCCAGCAGATCAATGTGACGGAAAAGGGCGTCAAAATAAAGGACCAGTACTGCTTGTAAATTCCTTTTTTCATGATGACCATATTTGCCGCTATCGAATATCATTGATCTTTCATCAATGAATAGTACGAAAATGCCGCAATCGTATATGCATCGTTGATCTTCCCCGTTCGGATCATTTCCTGCAGCTGATCCTTTGTGACTTCAATTGAAGAGATGACGCCTTCTTCTCCCGGGGTCATCCGGTAGCAGTCAACGGTAATTAGATATGCCTTGGTTTTTCTGGAGGTCAATCCGGAGTCAGGAGCTATCTCGCCAAGATAATGTGGAGCGCCAGATGGTACGGCATGCAGTTCTTCCATCAGTTCCCTGGCTGCTGCTTCTTCCCCATTTTCATTTTCCTCTGCATAGCCTCTCGGGAAACAAAACTGCGCCTGCTGCAAAGCGTGGCGATACTGATTCAGGAGGATGAATCTGTCGTGACACATAACAGCCATCACTACGCCGTCGCCGTTTGTTGGCAACACCCTTTCATAGGGATAAATATCATTTGCGGAGCCAATCATCGGATCAACGAGAAGAGTATTAAATCCGCTTTGGTATATTAAGCCATATCTGCGGTTTGAAGTTTCTTCCTGACGTACCAGGGCGCCAATAGTATCCTGCTTCGTTAAGTCAGCTTCTTCTTCGTAAATCGAGGAAACAATCAGAGGTGAATGATGCAGTGCTTCAAGTTTACGATACTGTTTTATCGGCTCCGGGATAATGAAGCGGATAGGCGCGCTGATATTGCGCTGCTCTGCTTTTTCATACTTGTTGTTTGTACTTTTCCGTGGAATCATCCAGAAAAGCGTATGGAAGGCATCGCCTAACAGATCTCCAATTTCCTTAATCGCGTCCGATAAGGAAAGGAAGCCTTCAAAATGCCTGGCGATCAGGCTGGTCAGTTCTTCCGACAGCCAGAGAAAGGCGATCGTCTCAAGAATAGAAACAGGCAGCGAATGTACCGGGATATGAAAGTCAAAGGTATCCTGCAGAACATTAAAAGTGATCTCAAGGCCTACCGCAATGGAAAAGCAGAGAACGGAAAACAGGACTCTCAGCAGGATTGTCCGCAGGATCTGATGTTTTTGATATTTCTGCTGCTGAAGGTCGCAATATTCATAACGCGGAACGGGATGGGTCAGCTTCGTGGTAATGGATATCTTTCCGCTTTTTTCATACTGGAGTAACCGGACTGCTTTTGAAAAATCCGGAAAACCGTGAGGCCTGCGGTAAGGAATAAATCCGTTTGTTTCTTTCTGGAGGAAGCGGTTGTCTGCATCAGATCCGTTGTTCCAGTAGTGATCAAGTCTCTGCTGAAAGTCCGTTTCAAAGGATGGCGCGGGATTGTCTGGATCCAGAAGTTCCTGTGGGTCGTAGCGCTTTGAGGTGCCGCAGATACTGATTTCACAGGCATAATTGAAACAAAGGTTAATGATCGCTTCTGCATACTGACAGGCCTGTTTCTCCTGCGCCCCTGTCTTTGCGGCTAAGTAGAGCTGCTGAAGATACGGGGAGCGGCGGTTATGAGCCTCATGATCTTTATAAGCGGGAAGTGAAGATATCGCCGCAATTGCAGAAGCCCAGAGTGGATAGGTACTTTTCATCCGGAGTACACGGGCAAGAATGTCGCAAAACCGCAGACTGCTGATTTCATTTGGATCCCTTGGTGGAATGTAGCTTCCATCCAGGGTACTAAGCTTCAAAATGATAGATAACAGGCTGCGAAGATGCGTAAGTGCCGCCTTCATATCGCCTTCGCTGAGCGAAGATGCCACCTCGGTACCATCGGGCTGTATTTCGATGAACAGATCCTTCAGCTCATCTTTGGAAAACAGGCTGCCGTCCAGATAGCCGCTGATCTCTGACAGGTCAGAGTAAACGAGGCTGCGGCGCATCAGGGCAAGAAGCCGGCGCTGCGAAAACTTAATCGGCAGCGCCGAATAAATAAACGGCTCCTGCTG is part of the Galactobacillus timonensis genome and harbors:
- a CDS encoding RloB domain-containing protein; this translates as MKRNQKRKRIKRFRKPVMLVMGEGNYTTERIYLSHFTGNEYSYCLKFRNSGGFTDPAHIFRELEKAFQEVIGDTAEERDCAYALVDLDCSKEKAVTIKALTNQSDRCGIIVSNPCFEVWLIDHFTTKCPQYPSSQHVKKALKQQYLRGIVTDYKESTDIYSLIADKLDFAIANEEERQKRYKNDDSWPNPDHNPRTDMVYLIKKLTQNQ
- a CDS encoding plasmid pRiA4b ORF-3 family protein; this encodes MDDYQSGSFRLWLRKKYTGPYIHENPWETKERCQKEAADIVAYYYQACKTNEVDSKFSPEEWYLAIFTGNPFELLERLSLQELLVMRCTDFIYNYDFGDGWKIEIKIQRPYGVNQELVSRTFQEYRPVCVSRVGLPLLDDVGGTDGYFRFLKSLHIDAKTYETNDTLYFDEYGVQMNEDELGMYTDHQSSLEWASTFGWKEKLQVPKDMF
- a CDS encoding IS1096 element passenger TnpR family protein; translated protein: MVKQFQPVPGVLLLKTRLIHGFSEEDLRIFQQNAQLGSETTIIRDILVPSDMTLYALHYALQRAYGWTNSHLHSFILPSDRKAQLAETIEDW
- a CDS encoding helix-turn-helix domain-containing protein — protein: MEAAKKQSHLTFGDRQIIQKGIENGSSKKAIADLLGKDKSTIGKEIERHRELAYKFKLPLECAAYPHCRFNRICTTNCTDFVQFTCARRDRSPGACNGCGKYSSCRFNKFKYYADHANSAYRDTLVESRSGVNATVSTIRKLGELIKPLLEKGQSVYAILEAHPEIGLSEKTIYTYIETGVFTEAGVPINCLDLKMQVRRTPSKKRQFKPRRDLSYTKGRTSKEYDEYMAANPNARVVQMDTVYNDFMNGPFIQTFKFLRYDLLLCLYHEEKTALDMLAGINLLDEILGHDLFNREVEVIKTDRGSEFTCADQAEVRSDGTRRTRMFFCDPMASWQKGSIENVHLLLREICPKGCDLKAIGLIDQHACNIISENINSYPKEKLNGKSSFQLLEFLICPKGCDLKAIGLIDQHACNIISENINSYPKEKLNGKSSFQLLEFLSPTTAKKFYEFGLQNISNSDEVILKPYVPKRR
- a CDS encoding NUDIX hydrolase — translated: MEPKLVYLFELDSVRKTDQEILEGQKTLYNELVHHGNCVVLTYNQLVDSRAFFSLFSDPEGTYYNSFVELFEHKRIFLSQYGDVRTLSQYLVNSVSQQEPFIYSALPIKFSQRRLLALMRRSLVYSDLSEISGYLDGSLFSKDELKDLFIEIQPDGTEVASSLSEGDMKAALTHLRSLLSIILKLSTLDGSYIPPRDPNEISSLRFCDILARVLRMKSTYPLWASAIAAISSLPAYKDHEAHNRRSPYLQQLYLAAKTGAQEKQACQYAEAIINLCFNYACEISICGTSKRYDPQELLDPDNPAPSFETDFQQRLDHYWNNGSDADNRFLQKETNGFIPYRRPHGFPDFSKAVRLLQYEKSGKISITTKLTHPVPRYEYCDLQQQKYQKHQILRTILLRVLFSVLCFSIAVGLEITFNVLQDTFDFHIPVHSLPVSILETIAFLWLSEELTSLIARHFEGFLSLSDAIKEIGDLLGDAFHTLFWMIPRKSTNNKYEKAEQRNISAPIRFIIPEPIKQYRKLEALHHSPLIVSSIYEEEADLTKQDTIGALVRQEETSNRRYGLIYQSGFNTLLVDPMIGSANDIYPYERVLPTNGDGVVMAVMCHDRFILLNQYRHALQQAQFCFPRGYAEENENGEEAAARELMEELHAVPSGAPHYLGEIAPDSGLTSRKTKAYLITVDCYRMTPGEEGVISSIEVTKDQLQEMIRTGKINDAYTIAAFSYYSLMKDQ